One genomic region from Planktothrix serta PCC 8927 encodes:
- a CDS encoding ribbon-helix-helix domain-containing protein: MLTHSITIPVSETLSEQLKTLAELQEKSEHELIIEALESYIRKFIPEKSCYDLAMELDVIGSAVDLPADLSTNPDYFN, translated from the coding sequence ATGCTAACCCATTCAATTACAATTCCAGTTAGTGAAACTTTAAGTGAACAACTAAAAACTTTAGCCGAATTACAGGAGAAATCAGAACATGAACTAATTATAGAAGCATTGGAAAGTTACATTCGGAAGTTTATCCCTGAAAAAAGTTGTTATGATTTGGCGATGGAATTGGATGTTATTGGAAGTGCTGTAGATTTACCTGCTGACTTGAGTACAAATCCTGATTATTTTAATTAA
- a CDS encoding type II toxin-antitoxin system HicB family antitoxin: MQNIKTQSKPLEYYLNLPYPITLYPEPGGGYVAEIKDLSGCITQGETLEEVMANLQDAKHLWLETAYEFGDKIPNLEAKI; the protein is encoded by the coding sequence ATGCAAAACATAAAAACACAAAGTAAACCCTTAGAATATTACTTAAATTTACCTTATCCAATTACACTATATCCTGAACCTGGTGGGGGTTATGTTGCTGAAATCAAAGATTTATCAGGGTGTATAACTCAAGGGGAAACCCTGGAAGAAGTTATGGCAAATTTGCAAGATGCAAAACACCTATGGTTAGAAACTGCTTATGAATTTGGGGATAAAATTCCCAACCTGGAGGCAAAAATTTAG
- a CDS encoding type II toxin-antitoxin system HicA family toxin translates to MTKLLKLVERLLAEPPEIQFSDINTLLEAFGFREIRSTGSHHIFRNDQGQNLVVPKTGGKMVKRTYIKQIIRLLDLEIWYAKHKNTK, encoded by the coding sequence ATGACGAAGCTTCTCAAGCTAGTTGAACGGCTTCTTGCTGAACCTCCTGAAATCCAATTTTCAGACATCAACACTTTATTAGAAGCATTCGGTTTTCGAGAAATTCGTTCAACGGGTAGTCATCATATTTTCCGTAATGATCAAGGTCAAAATCTGGTTGTTCCTAAAACAGGTGGTAAAATGGTAAAAAGAACCTATATCAAGCAGATTATACGTTTATTAGATTTGGAGATTTGGTATGCAAAACATAAAAACACAAAGTAA
- the hemC gene encoding hydroxymethylbilane synthase translates to MSVSAPTRTVRIASRKSQLALVQTYWVQEELQKRFPDITFEVQTMSTQGDNILDVALAKIGDKGLFTKELELGMLDRSSDIAVHSLKDLPTRLPEGLMLGCVSERENPADALVVHENHKDKQLETLPPGAIIGTSSLRRLAQLRYHYPHLEFKDIRGNLNTRLQKLDNGEYDAIILAVAGLTRLGMSDRIHQVIAPEISLHAVGQGALGIECREGDTDILDIIKVLEHTPTAQRCYAERAFLRELEGGCQVPIGVNSAINGDQLTLTGMVASLDGKRLIKDIVTGNSLDAEELGIQLAHKLKDQGAQEILNEIFAEIQRS, encoded by the coding sequence ATGTCTGTATCTGCCCCGACTCGTACCGTCCGTATTGCATCCCGCAAAAGCCAACTCGCCCTAGTACAAACCTATTGGGTGCAGGAAGAACTTCAGAAACGCTTCCCCGATATCACCTTTGAAGTGCAAACCATGTCCACCCAAGGCGATAACATCCTGGATGTCGCCCTGGCTAAAATTGGCGATAAGGGACTATTTACCAAAGAATTAGAACTAGGGATGCTTGACCGCAGCAGCGATATTGCGGTGCACTCCCTCAAAGACTTACCGACTCGACTCCCGGAAGGATTAATGTTAGGCTGTGTCTCGGAACGCGAAAATCCCGCCGATGCGCTAGTCGTTCATGAAAACCACAAAGATAAACAACTGGAAACCCTTCCACCGGGTGCTATTATTGGTACTTCTTCCCTGCGACGCCTGGCTCAACTCAGATATCATTATCCCCATTTAGAATTTAAAGATATACGCGGCAACCTGAATACTCGTCTACAAAAATTGGATAATGGAGAGTATGATGCGATTATTCTAGCGGTTGCGGGGTTAACTCGTTTGGGAATGAGCGATCGCATTCATCAAGTCATCGCTCCAGAAATTTCTCTCCACGCCGTCGGACAAGGCGCGTTAGGAATAGAATGTCGAGAAGGAGATACCGATATTCTCGATATTATTAAAGTCCTCGAACACACTCCCACCGCCCAAAGATGTTATGCTGAACGGGCATTTTTACGCGAGTTGGAAGGCGGTTGTCAAGTTCCTATTGGCGTGAATAGTGCTATTAATGGCGACCAACTCACCTTAACGGGAATGGTGGCGAGTCTGGATGGAAAACGCTTAATTAAAGATATTGTCACGGGAAATTCACTGGATGCGGAAGAGTTAGGTATTCAACTCGCCCATAAACTCAAAGATCAAGGTGCCCAAGAAATATTAAACGAAATTTTTGCTGAAATTCAGCGTAGTTAG
- a CDS encoding helix-turn-helix domain-containing protein yields the protein MLKNKSNCVQLTAYQEERQSIEQLEHLLEASNSHPRLVASTGEEILLPKSVYVALRQVVHAMVLGQSITIFHQEEEMTTQQAADFLNVSRPYLIKLLEQGEVPHIKVGSHRRIRFQDIATYKQQRDTKRRQHLNEVTAFLQDEGFYNQQSSELML from the coding sequence ATGTTGAAAAATAAATCAAACTGTGTGCAACTGACTGCATATCAAGAAGAAAGACAATCTATTGAACAGTTAGAACATCTTCTTGAAGCTAGTAATTCACATCCTCGACTTGTTGCTAGTACCGGAGAAGAAATTTTATTACCTAAATCAGTTTATGTTGCATTACGTCAAGTGGTTCACGCAATGGTTTTAGGGCAGTCCATTACTATTTTTCACCAGGAGGAGGAAATGACGACACAACAAGCGGCTGACTTTTTAAATGTATCGCGTCCTTATTTAATTAAACTGCTTGAACAAGGAGAAGTTCCTCATATTAAGGTAGGTTCACATCGGCGAATTCGGTTCCAAGATATTGCCACTTATAAACAACAACGAGACACAAAACGTCGTCAACATCTTAATGAAGTGACTGCTTTTTTACAGGACGAAGGCTTCTATAATCAGCAAAGTTCTGAGCTAATGCTGTAG